Below is a genomic region from Methanosphaera sp. ISO3-F5.
CCTGCTGCTTCGAAAGGTCCTCTTCCAGTGTAAACTTCGTATGGGTCGTAGCCTAGTAGTGTGAGGTGTGCGGTGTCACTGCCGGGTCTTACTCCTGGTCTTATTGTATCCATTATTCCGGTTATTCCTTCTTCTACCATTTTGTTCATGTATGGTGTGTTTGCTGCTTCGAGTGGTGTTTTGTTGTCTAGTTCTTTTACTGGACGATCTCCCATTCCGTCTATTACAAATATAATTCCTTTCATTTTATATCATACTCCGATACTTGTTATAATGATACCAACTAATGCTCCGACTACTGTGGCAGATAGGTTAACGTGTTCGTTGTTGAATAGTCCGCTACGTTCTAGTGTGGCTCCTAGCAAACTGTCTGCGAAGCATCCTATTGTTCCTGCAATTAATGCTATTATTATGCTGTTTGTCAGGTTTGGTGACACGTTTATTATGTATGAGCTTATTCCGATTATTGTTGCTCCTATTATTCCTGCCGTAGTTCCGAGTACTGATATTCCTCCGTCAGTACCTGGTTTTACTTGTTCCCTACTTGTTATTAGTATAGGTTTGCTTAGTACTCCTATTTCACTTGCCATAGTATCTGCTGTTGCTGTTGCTATTGCTCCTATGAATCCTGCATAATTTCCGAATAATGCCATTATCACTGGAACTATTCCATTGGATACTACGTTTCGTACTGTTCTTTTTTCGTGTTTAAGTCCGATTCTTTTCTTGTAATCTGATTTAAACTTTGTGAAAACTGAGCCTAAAAGTAGAAATAGTAAAAGTATTGCTAGCCAATTAAATCCTCTGTGTATTACTATAACTATTCCAATTATTGTTACAAATGCTGAGCCTAGTAGGTCTAGGGCTCCGCTTAGGTATACTATGATTCCGAATATTAGACAAATAATGAGGAATATTAATTGTATCATATAATAATTTTTGTGTTTTATTTATATAATAACTTTGGATATATTGTGTGTAAAAATAAAGAAAATTGGATGGAGGTTAAGTATTGTTTATTTTTTTCCTTTTATTAGTTGAAGTTTTTAGTTTAGTACTTTTGTTTTTATTGTTTCAACTTTTTTGAGTGGGTAAATTTTCTTTGCTTCGTGGTATATGTTTGATGCAAATTTACCTGAGATGATTTCTTTTACGAGTTCATCTAAGTTCTTTTCTGCTGCATTTTCAATAATCATTCTGTGCATTGTTTCTCTTATGAGTTTTTGTTGTGATGATTTTGCTCTTTTTACTGTGATTGCTAGCATGTGTACGTTTAGTTTTTGTCCGTCTTTTGTAGTTGCATCAGTTATTGTGTCTATACGGCTGGTTCCTCTTCTGATCATACTACGTGTGTAGTCGGTTGTTACTTTGTGTCCTGTGAATTTTGTGTATGCTCTTTCTCCGCTTACGTGGTCTACTTCGAAGAATAGTTTTACGTATTGTCTGCTGAAGTCGCCGGTTATTTCACGCATTGAGGTTTCTATTTTTCTTCCCACTAGCATTTCTGGTTCTCTTGCTGGGCTTGTTCCTAAGCTTGCTTCTTCAAAGTCTGCTGGTGCTAATATTTCGTACCATGTTTTTTCTCTCCAGGTGTCACGTACTCGTCTTCTTGCTTTTGCCATTATATCATTATCTCCTTATATTTTTTTTTATTGTAATTTTGTTATTAGTTTGATTTATGTTACAGCAATGTTTCATTCCTTTTTTTTTGCTGTTATATTTTTTTTGGGATTTTTTTTGGGTATGTTTGATTAGTTCCCAATTCTAATCACTTTTTTTTATTGAAAATGTTTAAATCTATTAAGTTTGAAAAGAATCCGTCAGGTCGTGTTATGGTAAATAAAACATGGTTTGTCTTTTATAAAAAAATTTAGATACGCATGACTTCTTGTTGTCATATTTTCTTATAATAATCCGTTTATTATTTTTGGATTATAAATTACCATAGACCTAGTCTATATCTTATTTTAATATTATATTTTTTATATAATAAATACTTGCCTATTGTCGGCGAGTAAAAAATTTTTGTTTAAAAGGAGTATACTGAAAGGAATCTTATGTTTGATTTAATCAGATATTGTCCCATATTTCTTCAAAATCATATTTTGAATCCTTTTCATGTGCATGAGTTTCCTTGTCCATGCTTATTATAAAATCATGTAATTTGTCTGAATATTCATTTTCAGTTAAATGTTCTGTGTTAAAGTATTTGTTCTCACTATTTTTCATTATTTCCTCGTATGAGAAGTCTGGGTAGTATAACTGTACGTATAATCTGGAATGTTTGTTTTGTGTTCCTGGTAGTGGTACCAGTTGTGCGTATGGTTCTATGTTTTCAAATATGAGTGTGTTAAGTTCTAGTTTTTCCTGAACTAGTTTTAACAGGTTATAGTATGTTAAACTAGATCTTTTAAGTTTTAAATCCTTTTTTGGATAGTAAAGTAGGCATTCATTGTATCCGTTGAACATTAGGATTCCTTTGATGTTGAAGTGTGTTTTGAAGAAGTTGTATGTTTTTTGTGTTTCTATTATTATTTCTTTGTTAAATCCAAGGTTTATTGATCTTCTTATGAACATGAATTTTTGGATTTCGTTTAATTTTGAGACTTCTTCTTGGATTACGGATGTGTCCTGTCTGAATCGGAATAGTATGTAGTTTTTCTCTGCATATTCCTCGAATTTGTTTATGTTGGTGTTGTCCCATCGTATAATGTTTTCATCTGTAAGGTAATTGTATAGGCTGATGTAGAACTCTGTGTTTTTAAATTCGTTTATTTTTTCTGCTAGTTCTTCTAAGTTTAGTATAGGGTAATTGGTGTATCCGGTTTCATCGTTTCCTATTGTTATTAGTCGGTTGAATGTTTCCCCATATAATTTTTCATATAGTTTGAACCAGTTTTCATCTATTTTCATAATAGATTCTCCTTTCAATATATTTTTTATTGATTTTATTCTAAATTATTTTTAAGAGTGAATGCTTTTTTATTAGTTGTGATTTACTCTTTTAATTATAGATATTAATTGTATAGTCAATTTTGTTAAAATATAATTTAATTTTAATCTAGCAAACTTTAAAATGATGTTTTTCTGATTCAATAAAAATAAAAAATATATGTTTAGTGGGAGGTTAGAATTTAATGTTATCTCGTTTATTCTGGCGACTTATGAAT
It encodes:
- a CDS encoding 30S ribosomal protein S3ae gives rise to the protein MAKARRRVRDTWREKTWYEILAPADFEEASLGTSPAREPEMLVGRKIETSMREITGDFSRQYVKLFFEVDHVSGERAYTKFTGHKVTTDYTRSMIRRGTSRIDTITDATTKDGQKLNVHMLAITVKRAKSSQQKLIRETMHRMIIENAAEKNLDELVKEIISGKFASNIYHEAKKIYPLKKVETIKTKVLN
- a CDS encoding TIGR00297 family protein codes for the protein MIQLIFLIICLIFGIIVYLSGALDLLGSAFVTIIGIVIVIHRGFNWLAILLLFLLLGSVFTKFKSDYKKRIGLKHEKRTVRNVVSNGIVPVIMALFGNYAGFIGAIATATADTMASEIGVLSKPILITSREQVKPGTDGGISVLGTTAGIIGATIIGISSYIINVSPNLTNSIIIALIAGTIGCFADSLLGATLERSGLFNNEHVNLSATVVGALVGIIITSIGV